The DNA window GTCGGCAATCTGTTTCCGCAGGCGGTGCCAGGCACGATCGCGTCGGCCCTGCGCGGACTGCGCAATCCTTTGGCGCCACTGAAACTCGACTGGCCTGCCTTGCCGCACTACGCGGGATGGTTGTGGCGATTTGCCCGCCAGGCGCGCTGGGATTGCGTGGAGCAGACGTTGACGGCCTTGCAGGCGTTGAACGTGCAGGCGCGGCAGGCCTGGCTGGATCTGGCCGACGCCGTCGACGCGCGCGATCTGATTGGCGAAACCGGCTACCTGCATGTCTACAGCGAGGACGCGAGCTTCGAGGCCAACGCCTGGGCGCGCGGCCATCTGCAGGCGCAGGGCGTGGCCCATGCCGTGCTGGATGCGCAGCAACTGCGCGATCTGGAGCCGGGCATTGCCGCAATCGCCCGCCACGGTGTCCTGCAACGGGACTCGCTGTTCGTCCGCGATCCGGGCGCGTTCTGCCAGCGCCTCCATGGCCGCCTGCTTGCGCGCGGGGCGCAGGCAATGACGGACCGGGCCACGGCGATCCAGGTCGAAGGCGCCGGCTACCAGGTGCGGACCGGAACAGGTTCAGCGCATGTGGATCAGGTGGTGGTGGCGGCCGGCGCATGGAGTACCGCGCTGTTGCGACCGCTGGGCGTACGCCTGCCGGTGGCCGCGGCGCGCGGCTATCACGCCGCCTATGCGCCACAAGCGGATCTGGTGGGTCGGCCTACGTTGTGGGCGGAGCGCTATCTGGTGGTCTCGCCCATGGCCGCGGGCATCCGCGTCACCGGCTTCAAGGAAATGACCGCGCCGGATCGGCCGGCGCGACCGGCCCTGATGCAGGCGCTGGCGCCGGAGGCCAGGCGGCTGTTTCCTGGACTTGGTTCCGCACCGCAGTCGATCTGGTCCGGTTTGCGGCCGTGCACGCCGGATTCGTTGCCGATCCTCGATCAGGTGCCGGGCGAGCGCATCTTTGTCGCCACCGGGCACGGTCATCTGGGTCTGACCCAGGGGCCGGTCAGCGCCGAGTTGATGACTGCGCGCATCCTCGGCCAGTCACCGCGGGTGCCGATGCACGCCTATCGCCTGGATCGCTTCGGCATGCGTGTCGGCTCGTAGTCGCATCAGGGACCACGCTTGCGATTCCGTCGATGACTTACGCGCCGCCGGCAAAGCCCTGCTGGCGCCAGGCTTCGAAGACCATCACCGCCACGGTATTGGACAGGTTCAAGCTGCGGTTGTCCGGGCGCATCGGCAAGCGCAGGCGCTGTTCGGCCGGCAGTGCATCAAGAACCTCCTGCGGCAGTCCGCGGGTTTCCGGGCCGAACAGGAAGGCATCGCCATCGCGGTATGCCGGCTGGTCGTAGCGCAGCGTGCCGCGGGTGCTGAGTGCGAACAGGCGCTGCGGCTGGATGGCGGCCAGTGCTTCGTCGAGTGAGTCATGCACCTGCAGCGCGGCGTACTCGTGGTAATCGAGGCCGGCGCGGCGCAGCTGCTTGTCATCCAGATCAAAGCCCAGCGGGCGAATCAGGTGCAGGCGAGCACCGGTGTTCGCGCACAGGCGGATGACATTGCCCGTGTTGGGCGGAATCTCGGGTTGGTAGAGCAGTACGTCGAGCGAGAGCGCGGTCATGCGCGGATTCTACGGACCCGGCGCAGGCGGCGTGACGTTTTTGGGTGAGGCCGCTGCGCCGGAGCGTTGGCTCCTTGGCGCAGCGTTGCCTGTACGTGCGACCGGGGGATCGCGAAATGCCGGCCGAGAGTTGCTCGGCGGTAGCGCTGCTCGCGGCAAAAGTTCTGGCACGGCGAGAGCGGTGAAGCAGCAGCGGGTGAACGCGCTAGGAACCGGAAGTATTGCGATGAAGCCTGATGTTGCGGTGTTGCGTGAAGCGTTCCGGTTCTTAGCGGGCGGCCAGCTGGCGGGCCAGCATGCCGGCCTGGG is part of the Pseudoxanthomonas indica genome and encodes:
- a CDS encoding NAD(P)/FAD-dependent oxidoreductase, giving the protein MRRGSAQVADVAVLGCGIVGLSIALQLQQRGLSCLLIDPRGPAGDASFGNAGSVSVGNLFPQAVPGTIASALRGLRNPLAPLKLDWPALPHYAGWLWRFARQARWDCVEQTLTALQALNVQARQAWLDLADAVDARDLIGETGYLHVYSEDASFEANAWARGHLQAQGVAHAVLDAQQLRDLEPGIAAIARHGVLQRDSLFVRDPGAFCQRLHGRLLARGAQAMTDRATAIQVEGAGYQVRTGTGSAHVDQVVVAAGAWSTALLRPLGVRLPVAAARGYHAAYAPQADLVGRPTLWAERYLVVSPMAAGIRVTGFKEMTAPDRPARPALMQALAPEARRLFPGLGSAPQSIWSGLRPCTPDSLPILDQVPGERIFVATGHGHLGLTQGPVSAELMTARILGQSPRVPMHAYRLDRFGMRVGS
- the trmL gene encoding tRNA (uridine(34)/cytosine(34)/5-carboxymethylaminomethyluridine(34)-2'-O)-methyltransferase TrmL; this encodes MTALSLDVLLYQPEIPPNTGNVIRLCANTGARLHLIRPLGFDLDDKQLRRAGLDYHEYAALQVHDSLDEALAAIQPQRLFALSTRGTLRYDQPAYRDGDAFLFGPETRGLPQEVLDALPAEQRLRLPMRPDNRSLNLSNTVAVMVFEAWRQQGFAGGA